ACGACGGCCACCCTCTTACTCAAGGCGGGCGTCCCGTTGGCCACCGTGCAGCGCATCCTCCGGCATTCAGACCCCGCCATCACCACGGAGGTGTACGGCCACCTTGATGTGGAGGACATGCGCAAGGGCCTCGACCAGCTCCACTTCGCGGAGCCCGAGCCCAAGTAGCCGAGGGAGCTGCGAGGAGTCATGCGCCCGAGCCATCCCGGCTTATATTTGCGTCAATAGATTTGCAGGTGCAGTAGTGGGTTCAATTCCCACAGCAGTCGGATGCGTCGTGATGGCCCTTCTTTTGAATGCAAGCTGGAAGTTTTCGTACACGGCACTCAAGAAGAAGTCTCAGAGCAAGGAGAAGGGCATGAACGAGAAGCGTTGTTTGAAGGCGGTTATCGAGTACGCAGCTACCCGTAGCAATTGGGCCACCACCGTCATTACCGCGTCCTGGTTCACTCACCTGCTCGCCTGAGCCCACAATCTGGCCGCGTGCTCCGCAACGGGGCACGCGGCCGTCTTTTACCCAGGTCACGCTCGTCGAATCCGAGCGTCCCGATGTCCGCCGAGAACGAGCCCCCGCCGCTTGCTGCTAGTTTGCTGCTGGCCTCTGGGCCCCGGAAAGACGAAGGGCGCGGAGTCCGAGGATTTCTCCAAGGATTCCGCGCCCTTCTGATGGTCGGGGAGACAGGATTCGAACCTGCGACCCCTTGGTCCCGAACCAAGTGCTCTACCAGGCTGAGCCACTCCCCGTTACCGGTACGACCTCCGCCGGGACTGCTCTCGGGCCGACGAAGTGGGCGGGGATGTACCCGACCCACCCGGCTGAGTCAACGCCCAACGCACCGCTTTCCATTCCCCCCTGCGTCCCTGAAGTCCCCAGCGACCCATAGGTCATGAAAAACCCATGGCTCCGCCCTCCAACCCCCTCATCTTCCAAGAAATCCCCGCCGGAACGCCGCTTGCTTCGAGCATCCACCAAACCGCTCCATCCATCAGGGTACCATGGCTTCTCCGGTTGTCCTCATTTCCGACGACGAGCCGCTCGTCGTGTCCGCGCTCGCCCGGGAGGCCCGGCGCACGGGCCTCACTTCCGTGGCGGACACCACCTCCCGGCATGTGATGGAGCTGGCCCGGCGGCACCGCCCCGCGGTCATCATCCTGGACATCCACCAGCACGAGGATGGAAGGGACCTGCTCGCCCAGCTCAAGCAGGACCCCCAGACGCGGGACTGCAAGGTCATCATCCTCAGTGGCGTGGAGGACCAGTTCACCCGCCACGTGTGCTTCGAGCTGGGCGCGGACGCCTACGAGGTGAAGCCCTTCGATCACACCTTCATGACCCGGGTGGCGAGGATGGCGGGCTTGAAGAGCCTCTCACCCGGAGGCCTGTGCTCAGGAGCGTAGGGAGTGGATGGCGGCGGCGTAGTCCTTCGCGCCGAACACGTACGAGCCCGCCACCAGCACGTCCGCCCCGGCCGCCACCACCAGGCGGGCCGTCTCCGAGTTGATTCCCCCATCCACCTGGATGTGCGTGTGCAGCCCGCGCGCCTCGAGCATCGCGCGCAACCGGCGCACCTTGTCCACCGTATGGGGAATGAAGCCCTGGCCCCCGAAGCCCGGGTTCACGCTCATCAGCAGCACCATATCCACCTCGCCCAGCACCTCCTCCACCGCCGACAGCGGCGTGGCCGGGTTGAGCACCACCGCCGGCCGGGCCCCCGCGTGGCGGATCTGCTGCAACACCCGGTGCAGGTGCGTGCACGCCTCCACGTGCACCGTGAGGATGTCCGCCCCCGCCTTGGCGAACGCCTCGATGTACTTCTCCGGCTCGACGATCATCAGGTGCACGTCGAGCGGCCGGGTCGCCGCCTTCTTGATCGCCTGCACGATGACCGGCCCCAGGGTGATGTTGGGCACGAAGCGCCCGTCCATCACGTCCACGTGGATCCAATCCGCGCCCGCGGCTTCCACCGCGCGAACCTCCTCCGCCAGGCGGCCAAAATCCGAGGATAGCAGCGAGGGCGACACGAGCACACGGCGGGTCATGGGCGCTACTTAGCCACTTCCCCACCTGATGGATACTGGCTCGGTTGGAGAGCGAACAGACGAAGAAGGGGTTTCACTCGGAGGGGAAGCATCCGGCCCGGGAGGAAGCGGTGGCTCCCGAGGCCGTGGTAAGAAGCACCTTTACAGTCCGTGCGCCGTTTCCTCTCCGGAGCCTTCCCTGGTGCTTCCACAGACCCAGCCATCCGAGCCCGTCGATCTCAACCGGCGCCTCAAGAAGCTCACGTCCATCCTGGACGTCACCAAGGCGATGAGCGCCGAGCGGGACCTGGATCTGCTGCTCCCCCTCATCCTCTACGAGGCCAGCAAGGTGGTGGAGGCGGATCGCTGCTCGCTCTTCGTGCTGGACCGAGAGCGCAACCAGCTCTGGAGCAAGGTGGCCCAGGGCTCCAAGAGCGAAATCCGCCTCCCCATGGGCAGCGGCATCGCCGGGCGGGTGGCGGAGACGGGCGAGGTCATCAACCTGCCGGACGCCTACGCCGACGAGCGCTTCAACCGCACCTTCGACAGCATCAGCGGCTACCGCACCCAGAGCGTGCTGTGCGTGCCCATGCGCGACGCCAACGGCGAGGTCACCGGCGTCATCCAGGCCCTCAACAAGCTGAGCGGCGGCGCCTTCGACTCCGAGGACGAGGAGCTGCTGCTCGCGCTCGGCGCCCAGGCGGCCGGCGCCATCGAGAACGCCCTGCTCCACGAGGAGATCAACAGCCTCTTCGAGGGCTTCGTCTCCGCCTCCGTGGTGGCCATCGAGTCGAGGGATCCCACCACCGCGGGCCACTCGGGCCGCGTGGCCAACCTCACCGTCTCCCTGGCGCGCGCGCTCGAGCACGTGCACACCGGGCCCTACGCCCACACGCGCTTCAGCGCCACCGAGCTGCAGGAGGTGCGCTACGCCTCGCTCCTGCACGACTTCGGCAAGGTGGGCGTGCGCGAGCCGGTGCTCGTCAAGGCCGAGAAGCTCTACCCCCACGAGCTGGAGGGGCTGCGCGCCCGCTTCCAGCTCGCGCGCAAGGACCTGCAGCTCCAGAGCTACCGCCGGCGCATCGCCGCCGTGAAGCTGCGCGGCACCCAGCACCTGGCGGAGATCGAAGCCGAGGAGGAGGCGCGGCTCGCCCAGGAGTCCAAGCAACTGGACGAGGTGCTCGAGTTCGTCCTCACCTGCAACCGGCCCAGCGTGCTCGCCCAGGGCAACTTCGAGCGGCTGCACGAGCTCAAGCTGCTGCGCTTCCAGGACGGGTTCGACCAGAATCAGCCCCTGCTGCTCGAGCGGGAGATCCAGTCGCTCTCCATCCTCAAGGGCACGCTCTCCGAGGCGGAGCGCCTGGAGATCGAGAGCCACGTGGAGCACACCTACCGCTTCCTGTCGCAGATTCCCTGGACGCGCACCCTGCGGCGCGTGCCGGAGATCGCCTACGCGCACCACGAGAAGCTCAACGGGACGGGCTACCCGCGCGCCATCCCCGACGCCGGCATCCCCGTGCAGTCGCGGATGATGGCCATCGCGGACATCTACGACGCGCTCACCGCCAGCGATCGTCCCTACAAGAAGGCCGTGCCGCACCCGCTCGCGCTCGACATCCTCCAGCGCGAGGTGAAGAGCGGACAGCTCGACGCCGAGCTGTTCCGCATCTTCGTCGAGGCCGAGGTGCCCCAGCGCGTCCAGCAGCCCCAGCCCGGGTAACCCGGCCACGACCCCGGCCCCGGTCGCCCGGGGCAAGGGCCGTGTGTCTCAGCCCCCGATGACGTGCAGCCGGAGGCTGTTGATCTTCCCGGGCTGGCCCACGGGCGCGCCGTAGACGATGACGACGCGGTCACCCTTGCGCGCGAGGCCCCGGGCGACGAGCTCCTCCTCCACCCGGCGCACCATCGCCTCCGTCTCCTGGATGGGCTCGAGCACGCGCGGCACCACGCCCCAGAGCAGCGCCAGCCGGCGGCGCACTTCCTGGTTGGGGCTGAAGGCCACGATGGGCACCGGGGGCCGGTAGTGCGCCAGCAGGCGCGCCGTCACACCCGACAGCGTGAAGGCCGCGATGAGCGAGGCGCCGGCCTGCTTGGCCGCCTGGCACGCGCTCGCGGCGATCACGTCCGGGAAGTGCGTGGGCAGCCCCACGGGCGAGGTGGGCGCGCGCAGCAAGTCCTGCGCACGGATGGTGGACTCGGCCGCGAGCACGATGCGGTCCATCATCTGCACGGACTCGATGGGGAACTTGCCGCTGGCCGTCTCGCCCGAGAGCATCACCGCGTCCGCCCCGTCGAAGACGGCGTTGGCGACGTCGCTGGCCTCGGCGCGCGTGGGCCGCGGGTTGTCGATCATCGAGTTGAGCATCTGCGTGGCCACGATGACCGGCAGGCCGCGCGAGTTGCAGCGCCGCACGATGTCCTTCTGCACCGAGGGCACCTCCTCGGGCGGAATCTCCACGCCGAGATCGCCACGCGCCACCATCACCCCGTCCGTCTTGTCCAGGATGGCGTCCAGGCGGGCAATGGCCTCGGGCTTCTCCAGCTTGGCGATGATGGGCACCGACTGGCCGATCTGCGCCATCGCCGCGCGCGCCATGTCGATGTCCGCCGGCTGGCGCACGAAGGACAGGGCGATGAAGTCCACGCCCTCCTTGATGCCGAACACCAGGTCCTCGCGGTCCTTGGGCGTGAGCGCATCCGCGCGCACCGCCACGCCCGGCAGGTTGATGCCCTTGTTGTTCTTGAGCGTTCCGCCGTGGATGACCTTGGTGCGGATGAGCTGCTTCTTGTCCGTCTCGATGACGCGCAGCTCCAGGAGGCCGTCATCCAGGAGGATGCGGTCGCCCGGGTTCACGTCCGCGGCCAGGTGCGGGTAGGTGGTGGACACGATTTCATCCGTGCCCTTCACGGTCTCGTCCGTGGTGATGTGGAACTCACCGCCGGGCTTCAGCTCGGTGCTGCCGGTGATGAAGCGGCCGGTGCGGATCTTCGGGCCCTGGAGGTCTCCCAGGATGCCCACCGCCTTGCGGCACTTGAGCGAGGCCGCCCGGAGCTTGGCGATGTTCTCGGCATGCTGCTCGTGGCTGCCGTGGGAGAAGTTGAGCCGGGCCACATCCATTCCGGCTTCGATCAAGGCCTCGAGCATCTCCTGGCTCTGACTCGCAGGGCCCAGGGTACAAACAATCTTCGCGCGTCGCATGGCGCGGGAGGATCAATCCGAGTCACGCAAAGGGTCAAGCAGCGACAGCGTGACCGCGTCGATCGGTAAATCCGTAAAGCAGAGCCCCTCAACCGCGCAGCAGCAGGTTGAGGTTCTCACGCTCCCAACGCAGTGCGGCAGCGTAGAGCGGAAAGGCCTTCTCCCGCTCCCGGAACGCCCGCGGGTGGTGCACCCGGCGGCCCGTCGCGTTGGAGCTGGGAAAGAGCTGGTGGAGCATCTCGTGGAAGAGGATGAACTCCACGAAGAAGGCGGGCACCTCGGGGCGATCCAACGCGGGGTGGATGCGGATTTCCCGCGTCTGATGATCATAGACGCCCAAACGAATGGACTTGCGGCGCCGACGAGGAGGCAGGCGACCCCAGCCCACGCGCGCCCGGATGGTGTCCTGGAAGTGGGTGCGGTTGAGCTGGTTGAACATCTCCTGCAGATTGAAGCAGCGGCCCTGGGGATCCAGATCGGCCTCGGCCGCGTGCCGCTCCTGGCGGATGCGCGGCTGCTGGCCCCGGATGTAGTCGTCCAGGATGACGCCGGCCATGCGGTTGCCGCGGCCCGCGTAGTCCGCCACCGCGCGCACCACCTCCTCCGGCGCATCCAGGAACATGTGGTGCAGCCGCAGTTGCAGCGCGTGGGCGGTGCGGCGGAAGGACACCATGGTGGAGCGGTTGTCCGTCACCGACAGGCGCACCGGGATGCGCAGGTTCGCCGACAGCCAGTAGGCGAGCGTCTCCGCCCGGGCCCACAGCTCGTCCCGGGTGGGCTGGGGCGCAATGGGCCATTCCTCGGGAACCACCGCCTCGGGAGGGACGTGCCCCACGAGGGGCGCCTCCTCGCGCGGGAGCGTGGCCAGCCGATGCGAGGCCTCCACGGCCCGATGGCGCGCGGACTGCGACTCGGCGCCCTGCTCGGAGGGCGCTCGCGGAAGGAGATAG
Above is a window of Cystobacter fuscus DNA encoding:
- the rpe gene encoding ribulose-phosphate 3-epimerase, whose protein sequence is MTRRVLVSPSLLSSDFGRLAEEVRAVEAAGADWIHVDVMDGRFVPNITLGPVIVQAIKKAATRPLDVHLMIVEPEKYIEAFAKAGADILTVHVEACTHLHRVLQQIRHAGARPAVVLNPATPLSAVEEVLGEVDMVLLMSVNPGFGGQGFIPHTVDKVRRLRAMLEARGLHTHIQVDGGINSETARLVVAAGADVLVAGSYVFGAKDYAAAIHSLRS
- a CDS encoding response regulator; amino-acid sequence: MASPVVLISDDEPLVVSALAREARRTGLTSVADTTSRHVMELARRHRPAVIILDIHQHEDGRDLLAQLKQDPQTRDCKVIILSGVEDQFTRHVCFELGADAYEVKPFDHTFMTRVARMAGLKSLSPGGLCSGA
- a CDS encoding GAF and HD-GYP domain-containing protein produces the protein MLPQTQPSEPVDLNRRLKKLTSILDVTKAMSAERDLDLLLPLILYEASKVVEADRCSLFVLDRERNQLWSKVAQGSKSEIRLPMGSGIAGRVAETGEVINLPDAYADERFNRTFDSISGYRTQSVLCVPMRDANGEVTGVIQALNKLSGGAFDSEDEELLLALGAQAAGAIENALLHEEINSLFEGFVSASVVAIESRDPTTAGHSGRVANLTVSLARALEHVHTGPYAHTRFSATELQEVRYASLLHDFGKVGVREPVLVKAEKLYPHELEGLRARFQLARKDLQLQSYRRRIAAVKLRGTQHLAEIEAEEEARLAQESKQLDEVLEFVLTCNRPSVLAQGNFERLHELKLLRFQDGFDQNQPLLLEREIQSLSILKGTLSEAERLEIESHVEHTYRFLSQIPWTRTLRRVPEIAYAHHEKLNGTGYPRAIPDAGIPVQSRMMAIADIYDALTASDRPYKKAVPHPLALDILQREVKSGQLDAELFRIFVEAEVPQRVQQPQPG
- the pyk gene encoding pyruvate kinase encodes the protein MRRAKIVCTLGPASQSQEMLEALIEAGMDVARLNFSHGSHEQHAENIAKLRAASLKCRKAVGILGDLQGPKIRTGRFITGSTELKPGGEFHITTDETVKGTDEIVSTTYPHLAADVNPGDRILLDDGLLELRVIETDKKQLIRTKVIHGGTLKNNKGINLPGVAVRADALTPKDREDLVFGIKEGVDFIALSFVRQPADIDMARAAMAQIGQSVPIIAKLEKPEAIARLDAILDKTDGVMVARGDLGVEIPPEEVPSVQKDIVRRCNSRGLPVIVATQMLNSMIDNPRPTRAEASDVANAVFDGADAVMLSGETASGKFPIESVQMMDRIVLAAESTIRAQDLLRAPTSPVGLPTHFPDVIAASACQAAKQAGASLIAAFTLSGVTARLLAHYRPPVPIVAFSPNQEVRRRLALLWGVVPRVLEPIQETEAMVRRVEEELVARGLARKGDRVVIVYGAPVGQPGKINSLRLHVIGG